One Halobaculum roseum DNA segment encodes these proteins:
- the purF gene encoding amidophosphoribosyltransferase: protein MSHGDSGDDGAAPVTSLTEPLGDGSRDPTPVDGPTEKCGVVGVSLADRDAARPLYYSLYALQHRGQDSAGIATHDGFQQHSHVEMGLVGDAFSQSDLDSLAGSAGIGHVRYPTAGGVNACCAQPFSVSFKSGALGLAHNGNLVNADEIRDELAESGHAFTSQGDTEVIAHDLARNLLESDLIRAVKRTMSRIHGSYSLTVMHDDTVIGVRDPRGNRPLCIGELEDGYVIASESAAIDTLDGELVRDVKPGELVVLDGDGSGFDSYQLFEEENSAHCFFEHVYFARPDSVIDDTLVYEARRDLGRALWDEAGVDSDVVMPVPDSGRAFASGYADAAAEDGADVEFAEGLMKNRYVGRTFIMPTQDERERAVRLKLNPIRSTVEGKTVTLIDDSIVRGTTSTQLVQLLRDAGAEAVHVRIGAPAIVAPCYMGIDMATREELIAADRSVEEVREDIGADSLSYLSVDAVAGALSSTTADLCLGCVTGEYPYDIDGEATDRDVSRPTVGEPSPADD from the coding sequence ATGTCACACGGCGACTCCGGTGACGACGGGGCGGCACCGGTCACATCGCTCACCGAGCCGCTCGGCGACGGTTCGCGCGATCCGACCCCCGTCGACGGACCCACCGAGAAGTGCGGCGTCGTCGGGGTCTCGCTGGCCGACCGAGACGCCGCCCGGCCGCTGTACTACTCGCTGTACGCGCTCCAGCACCGGGGGCAGGACTCCGCCGGGATCGCCACCCACGACGGATTTCAGCAGCACAGCCACGTCGAGATGGGGCTCGTCGGCGACGCCTTCTCGCAGTCGGACCTCGACAGCCTCGCGGGGTCGGCGGGGATCGGCCACGTCCGCTACCCGACCGCCGGCGGGGTCAACGCCTGCTGTGCCCAGCCGTTCTCGGTGTCGTTCAAGTCCGGCGCGCTCGGGCTCGCGCACAACGGGAACCTCGTCAACGCCGACGAGATACGCGACGAACTCGCCGAATCGGGCCACGCGTTCACCTCGCAGGGGGACACGGAGGTCATCGCCCACGACCTCGCGCGCAACCTCCTGGAGTCGGACCTGATCCGGGCGGTCAAGCGGACGATGAGCCGGATTCACGGCTCGTACTCGCTCACCGTGATGCACGACGACACCGTCATCGGGGTTCGCGATCCGCGGGGGAACCGTCCGCTGTGCATCGGCGAACTCGAGGACGGCTACGTCATCGCCAGCGAATCGGCGGCGATCGACACGCTGGACGGTGAGCTCGTTCGCGACGTGAAGCCAGGCGAGCTGGTCGTGCTCGACGGCGACGGGAGCGGCTTCGACTCCTACCAACTGTTCGAGGAGGAGAACTCCGCCCACTGCTTCTTCGAGCACGTCTACTTCGCGCGCCCCGACTCGGTCATCGACGACACGCTCGTGTACGAGGCCCGACGCGACCTCGGTCGGGCGCTGTGGGACGAGGCCGGCGTGGACTCGGACGTGGTGATGCCCGTGCCCGACTCCGGGCGCGCGTTCGCCTCGGGGTACGCCGACGCGGCCGCCGAGGACGGCGCAGACGTGGAGTTCGCCGAGGGGCTGATGAAGAACCGCTACGTCGGCCGGACGTTCATCATGCCGACGCAGGACGAGCGCGAGCGGGCGGTGCGACTCAAGCTGAACCCGATCCGGTCGACCGTCGAGGGGAAGACGGTCACGCTCATCGACGACTCGATCGTTCGCGGGACGACCTCGACGCAGCTCGTGCAGCTGCTCCGGGACGCCGGCGCGGAGGCGGTCCACGTCCGGATCGGGGCGCCCGCGATCGTCGCGCCGTGTTACATGGGCATCGACATGGCGACGCGCGAGGAGCTCATCGCCGCGGACCGCTCGGTCGAGGAGGTCCGGGAGGATATCGGCGCCGACTCGCTGTCGTACCTGTCGGTCGACGCCGTCGCCGGCGCGCTGTCGTCGACGACGGCGGACCTGTGTCTCGGCTGTGTCACCGGCGAGTATCCGTACGACATCGACGGCGAGGCGACCGACCGTGACGTGAGCCGGCCGACGGTTGGTGAACCCTCCCCCGCGGACGACTAA
- a CDS encoding DUF420 domain-containing protein gives MSTDAPSSGSRVTGFAREHTLGVAGALSAVALGLVFAVVGGLVPGSALPRAPAVLDAIPTLNAAVSLAAIATISLGVRAARARDFETHRRFMLASTGLFGAFLAMYLYRLAVLGTTDFAGPAVVERFVYLPLLAVHILLAIVCVPLVVYVLTLAATRPIADLFDTAHKRIGRVAAVLWVVSFGLGVAVYVLLYLVY, from the coding sequence ATGAGCACGGACGCCCCGTCGTCTGGTAGTCGAGTCACCGGATTCGCGCGCGAGCACACCCTCGGCGTCGCCGGGGCGCTCTCGGCGGTCGCGCTCGGTCTCGTCTTCGCGGTCGTCGGGGGGCTCGTCCCCGGTTCGGCGCTTCCGCGGGCCCCCGCGGTGCTCGACGCGATCCCGACGCTCAACGCCGCCGTCTCGCTCGCGGCGATCGCCACGATCTCGCTCGGGGTCCGGGCGGCCCGTGCTCGCGACTTCGAGACCCACAGACGGTTCATGCTCGCCTCGACCGGGCTGTTCGGCGCGTTCCTCGCGATGTACCTCTACCGGCTCGCCGTTCTCGGGACGACCGACTTCGCGGGCCCGGCGGTCGTCGAGCGGTTCGTCTACCTCCCGCTGCTTGCCGTGCACATCCTCCTCGCTATCGTCTGCGTTCCGCTCGTCGTGTACGTGCTCACGCTCGCGGCGACGCGTCCGATCGCCGATCTGTTCGACACCGCCCACAAGCGGATCGGTCGCGTGGCGGCCGTGCTGTGGGTCGTTTCGTTCGGCCTCGGCGTCGCCGTGTACGTGCTGCTGTATCTCGTCTACTGA
- a CDS encoding thymidine kinase, with amino-acid sequence MHAITGSGWIEVISGSMFSGKTEELLRRLRRAEIAGQEIAVFTPALDDRYGETTIGTHNGRSWEASVVDNEGEGPWDIADDLNGEMVVAVDEANFFSDALVEVCQSLAEDDRRVIVSGTDQTYRGEPFDPLPDLMAVAEYVDKLQAICAECGEPATRNQRLIEGEPAHVDDPTILVGAEESYEARCRNCHVLRDD; translated from the coding sequence ATGCACGCGATCACCGGCTCCGGGTGGATAGAGGTTATCTCGGGGTCGATGTTCTCCGGAAAGACGGAGGAACTCCTCCGACGGCTTCGTCGCGCGGAGATCGCGGGCCAGGAGATCGCCGTCTTCACGCCCGCGCTCGACGACCGCTACGGCGAGACGACCATCGGAACCCACAACGGCCGCTCGTGGGAGGCGAGCGTCGTCGACAACGAGGGCGAGGGACCGTGGGACATCGCGGACGACCTGAACGGCGAGATGGTCGTCGCGGTCGACGAGGCGAACTTCTTCTCCGACGCGCTCGTCGAGGTCTGTCAGTCGTTGGCGGAGGACGACCGGCGGGTGATCGTCTCGGGCACCGACCAGACCTACCGCGGGGAGCCCTTCGACCCGCTGCCGGACCTGATGGCCGTCGCCGAGTACGTCGACAAGCTCCAGGCGATCTGCGCGGAGTGCGGGGAGCCCGCGACGCGCAACCAGCGGCTGATCGAGGGGGAGCCCGCTCACGTCGACGACCCCACGATCCTCGTCGGCGCCGAAGAGAGCTACGAGGCGCGCTGTCGGAACTGCCACGTGCTCCGGGACGACTGA
- a CDS encoding YIP1 family protein, producing MTTWVENPEGGRARGPVAVARAWAEVLVRPTRFFRTGVAPGDQAPGLVFAVCVAVAFAGGRFLLDPSTIPTAFGGPVMSAVVSLLFVAVFIAPATLHLTAALQTVLLIAFVRDRAGISETVQVIAYASAPCALAGAPVPALRAACALYGAGLLAVGIREVHGTTTRRAVAATVVPATLVFGYGFRGLDAIATLLTRWYII from the coding sequence GTGACGACGTGGGTCGAGAATCCCGAGGGGGGACGGGCACGCGGACCGGTCGCGGTCGCGCGGGCGTGGGCCGAGGTGCTCGTTCGCCCGACCAGGTTCTTCCGGACCGGCGTCGCCCCCGGCGATCAGGCGCCGGGACTCGTGTTCGCCGTCTGCGTCGCCGTCGCGTTCGCCGGCGGCCGGTTCCTGCTCGACCCGTCAACGATCCCGACGGCGTTCGGCGGCCCGGTGATGTCGGCGGTCGTCTCGCTGTTGTTCGTGGCCGTGTTCATCGCGCCCGCGACCCTCCATCTGACGGCGGCGCTCCAGACGGTGTTGCTGATCGCGTTCGTGCGCGACCGCGCGGGGATCAGCGAGACCGTACAGGTGATCGCGTACGCGAGCGCCCCCTGTGCGCTCGCCGGCGCGCCGGTTCCGGCGCTTCGGGCCGCGTGTGCGCTGTACGGTGCCGGCTTGCTCGCGGTGGGGATCCGCGAGGTCCACGGGACGACGACGCGGCGGGCGGTCGCCGCGACAGTCGTGCCCGCGACGCTGGTGTTCGGCTACGGCTTCCGCGGCCTCGACGCGATCGCGACGCTGCTGACCCGGTGGTACATCATCTGA
- a CDS encoding DHH family phosphoesterase yields the protein MGKCIICGASVDGRICSSHEEDVVFEFRGNDPNQLKPNRFYSGVVDGYADFGVFIDLSSNVTGLLHRSELDRRIESLDWEPGDEVFVQVKNVRENGNVDLAWSIRQAEREFRGVLVQEGTQEVEPGPDEDDDDDGGTNGGVTHKPTPDKPGDESDGESDADESEDDAGTTDEQPADDAGEAGAGADDAGRATTPESDSDAGESDGDDIEAVRERKQSTPDGDVERVEIGTLSDRVGETVRIEGEVVGARQTGGPTVFEMRDETGVVDCAAFVKAGVRAYPEIEVGDIVRLEGDIEVRRNEIQVETEALAALEGNEAAAVEQRLADALSDEARPDGVAALGDHPAVDAVGDDLLEAAESIRRAVIESRPIVVRHAATADGYVAGAAVERAVLPLIREEHAKSDAEYHYFTRRPLDDPVYDMDAATKDTTRMLQDRDRHGEQLPLVLLVGTGSTVESEDGLDLLGVYDAERVVVDAATADPEIADAVATLVNPGLAGAETADLTTGALASVLAATVNGDVADDLAHLPAVSYWEGTPEAYADLAEDAGVDAGRVTDLREAIALEAYYQSYQDKRELITDILFDSEGGDLAGHIAGQFREKLETELDTAEANIEEREVDGLTFATLDADAYSHRFDFPSTTLLADELQRRGDRDATVLYGTDELYVRADDEVDVREAAGDAAMAVPDASVTAVGVRQGRIEYLAGRRDEVTDAVVDAVAGQLN from the coding sequence ATGGGTAAGTGTATCATCTGTGGTGCGTCCGTGGACGGACGCATCTGCTCCTCCCACGAGGAAGACGTCGTCTTCGAGTTCCGCGGCAACGACCCGAACCAGCTGAAGCCGAACCGATTCTACAGCGGCGTCGTCGACGGCTACGCCGACTTCGGCGTGTTCATCGACCTGTCGTCGAACGTCACCGGCCTCCTCCACCGCTCGGAACTGGACCGCCGGATCGAATCCCTCGACTGGGAGCCCGGCGACGAGGTGTTCGTCCAGGTAAAGAACGTCCGCGAGAACGGCAACGTCGACCTCGCGTGGTCCATCCGACAGGCCGAGCGCGAGTTCCGCGGCGTGCTCGTTCAGGAGGGAACACAGGAGGTCGAACCCGGGCCCGACGAGGACGACGACGACGACGGTGGCACCAACGGCGGCGTCACCCACAAGCCAACTCCGGACAAGCCGGGCGACGAGTCCGACGGCGAGTCCGATGCCGACGAATCCGAGGACGACGCGGGCACGACCGACGAGCAGCCCGCCGATGACGCCGGCGAGGCCGGCGCGGGCGCGGACGACGCCGGCCGCGCGACGACCCCCGAAAGCGACTCCGACGCCGGCGAATCCGACGGCGACGACATCGAGGCCGTTCGCGAACGGAAGCAGTCGACGCCCGACGGCGACGTCGAGCGCGTCGAGATCGGCACGCTCTCGGACCGCGTCGGCGAGACGGTCCGGATCGAGGGCGAGGTCGTCGGGGCCCGCCAGACGGGCGGCCCGACGGTGTTCGAGATGCGCGACGAGACGGGCGTCGTCGACTGTGCGGCGTTCGTGAAGGCGGGCGTCCGTGCGTACCCCGAGATCGAGGTCGGCGACATCGTCCGCCTCGAGGGCGACATCGAGGTCCGGCGCAACGAGATCCAGGTGGAGACGGAGGCGCTGGCGGCGCTGGAGGGAAATGAAGCCGCGGCGGTCGAACAGCGGCTCGCCGACGCGCTGAGCGACGAGGCACGCCCCGACGGCGTCGCGGCGCTGGGCGATCACCCGGCGGTCGACGCCGTCGGCGACGACCTGCTCGAGGCGGCCGAGTCGATCCGCCGCGCGGTCATCGAGTCGCGTCCGATCGTCGTTCGACACGCCGCCACCGCCGACGGCTACGTCGCCGGCGCGGCCGTCGAGCGCGCCGTGCTCCCGCTGATCCGCGAGGAACACGCCAAGAGCGACGCCGAGTACCACTACTTCACGCGCCGGCCGCTCGACGACCCCGTGTACGACATGGACGCGGCGACGAAGGACACCACCCGGATGCTGCAGGACCGGGACCGCCACGGCGAGCAGCTCCCGCTCGTGTTGCTCGTGGGGACGGGCTCGACCGTCGAGTCCGAGGACGGCCTCGACCTGCTTGGCGTGTACGACGCCGAGCGCGTCGTCGTCGACGCCGCGACCGCGGACCCGGAGATCGCCGACGCCGTCGCGACGCTGGTCAACCCGGGCCTCGCGGGCGCCGAGACGGCCGACCTGACCACGGGCGCGCTCGCGTCGGTGCTGGCGGCGACCGTGAACGGGGACGTGGCCGACGACCTCGCGCACCTCCCGGCCGTGAGCTACTGGGAGGGGACGCCCGAGGCGTACGCCGACCTCGCCGAGGACGCCGGCGTCGACGCCGGCCGCGTCACCGACCTCCGCGAGGCGATCGCGCTGGAGGCGTACTACCAGAGCTACCAGGACAAGCGCGAGCTCATCACCGACATCCTCTTCGACAGCGAGGGCGGCGACCTCGCGGGCCACATCGCGGGCCAGTTCCGCGAGAAGCTGGAGACGGAGCTGGACACCGCCGAGGCGAACATCGAGGAGCGCGAGGTCGACGGGCTCACGTTCGCGACGCTGGACGCCGACGCGTACAGCCACCGCTTCGACTTCCCGTCGACGACCCTGCTGGCGGACGAACTCCAGCGTCGCGGCGACCGCGACGCGACGGTCCTGTACGGCACCGACGAGCTGTACGTGCGCGCCGACGACGAGGTCGACGTGCGGGAGGCCGCCGGCGACGCCGCGATGGCGGTTCCGGACGCGAGCGTCACCGCCGTCGGCGTCCGCCAGGGCCGCATCGAGTACCTCGCGGGTCGCCGCGACGAGGTGACCGACGCCGTCGTCGACGCCGTCGCCGGGCAGCTGAACTGA
- a CDS encoding tRNA uridine(34) 5-carboxymethylaminomethyl modification radical SAM/GNAT enzyme Elp3 has translation MSGTAEPDPELSEYAEESDEPEAFERACAHLVERILEGEIDRDDLESAKLDACSAFSSPKVPQNTDLLQRAPEGRREEVREVVRRKPVRTASGVSPVAIMTSPHTCPHGKCLYCPGGPASEFDSSQSYTGHEPAAARGQQNDYDPYGQVTLRLEQLRHIGHPVDKAELILMGGTMTARSHDYQEWFVKRALQAMNEYDTDARPNPAEGRSFAQDPGEYDFEYLEDVKSRNEEADVRCIGITFETKPDWCDPEQIDRMLTLGGTKVEVGVQTTYERVNREMHRGHGNQASVDANRRLRDAAFKVGFHMMPGQPGMSREMCREDFRQLFENPDWRPDYLKIYPTLVVRGTRVYDSWRRDEFEPLDNEEAADLVAEAMNEIPKYCRLQRVQRDIPADFIDAGVWKSNLRQLAEQRAAEKGYQLRDIRAREVGHNDADPRPEDVELDVVTYESGGGLEHFISFEDTEQDLLVGFCRLRFPSYSHAAPGAGPAAGGDAVRRELTDAALVRELHVYGSPATFDGPDGAGQGDGNGRDGDWQHRGYGRRLLREAEDIAADAGFPKLSVISGIGVRGYYRDKLGYHQDGPYVSRRL, from the coding sequence ATGAGCGGCACCGCGGAGCCGGACCCGGAGCTGTCCGAGTACGCCGAGGAGTCCGACGAGCCCGAGGCGTTCGAGCGCGCGTGCGCACACCTCGTCGAGCGGATCCTCGAGGGCGAGATCGACCGCGACGACCTCGAGTCCGCCAAGCTCGACGCCTGCTCGGCGTTCTCCTCCCCGAAGGTTCCGCAGAACACCGACCTGCTCCAGCGCGCCCCCGAGGGCCGCCGCGAGGAAGTGCGGGAGGTCGTCCGGCGCAAGCCCGTGCGCACCGCCTCGGGCGTGTCGCCGGTCGCGATCATGACCTCGCCGCACACGTGCCCGCACGGGAAGTGCCTCTACTGCCCCGGCGGGCCCGCCTCGGAGTTCGACTCCTCCCAGAGCTACACCGGGCACGAGCCAGCCGCGGCGCGCGGCCAGCAGAACGACTACGACCCCTACGGGCAGGTCACCCTCCGGCTGGAACAGCTCCGCCACATCGGTCACCCCGTCGACAAGGCGGAGCTGATCCTGATGGGCGGGACGATGACCGCCCGCTCGCACGACTACCAGGAGTGGTTCGTCAAGCGCGCGCTCCAGGCGATGAACGAGTACGACACCGACGCGCGGCCGAACCCCGCCGAGGGACGCAGCTTCGCGCAGGACCCGGGCGAGTACGACTTCGAGTACCTGGAGGACGTGAAATCGCGCAACGAGGAGGCCGACGTGCGCTGCATCGGGATCACCTTCGAGACCAAGCCCGATTGGTGCGACCCCGAACAGATCGACCGGATGCTGACGCTCGGCGGCACCAAGGTCGAGGTCGGCGTCCAGACCACCTACGAACGGGTCAACCGCGAGATGCACCGCGGCCACGGCAACCAGGCGTCGGTCGACGCGAACCGCAGGCTGCGCGATGCGGCGTTCAAGGTCGGATTCCACATGATGCCGGGCCAGCCCGGAATGAGCAGGGAGATGTGCCGGGAGGACTTCCGCCAGCTGTTCGAGAACCCCGACTGGCGCCCGGACTACCTGAAGATCTATCCGACGCTCGTCGTCCGCGGGACGCGGGTGTACGACTCGTGGCGCCGCGACGAGTTCGAGCCGCTGGACAACGAGGAGGCGGCGGATCTGGTCGCCGAGGCGATGAACGAGATCCCGAAGTACTGCCGCCTCCAGCGCGTCCAGCGCGACATCCCCGCCGACTTCATCGACGCCGGCGTCTGGAAGTCGAACCTCCGGCAGCTCGCCGAGCAGCGCGCCGCCGAGAAGGGGTACCAGCTCCGGGACATTCGCGCCCGGGAGGTCGGGCACAACGACGCCGACCCGCGCCCCGAGGACGTCGAGCTGGACGTGGTGACCTACGAGTCCGGCGGCGGGCTGGAGCACTTCATCTCATTCGAGGACACCGAGCAGGACCTCCTGGTCGGCTTCTGTCGCCTGCGGTTCCCCTCCTACTCCCACGCCGCGCCGGGTGCCGGGCCGGCCGCCGGCGGCGACGCGGTTCGCCGGGAGCTGACGGACGCCGCGCTCGTCAGGGAACTGCACGTGTACGGGTCGCCGGCGACGTTCGACGGCCCGGACGGAGCCGGACAGGGCGACGGGAACGGCCGCGACGGCGACTGGCAACACCGCGGGTACGGCCGGCGGCTGCTCCGGGAGGCCGAGGACATCGCCGCCGACGCCGGCTTCCCGAAGCTGTCGGTCATCTCGGGGATCGGCGTCCGCGGCTACTACCGCGACAAGCTCGGCTACCACCAGGACGGGCCGTACGTGAGCAGGCGGCTGTAA
- a CDS encoding mechanosensitive ion channel family protein, whose protein sequence is MQLAFLATLRETLEGFVTVEARLAATAVLLAAAGVTALLLTPRAVRALHRLVRDRVLGSERVPVEVTEFDWHLPVTGIVRTLQFAVVLATGLAALILWGYVNVALAAVTTMAAALPTLGRTVTSVALVAGALIAIDVLETRLDDYAAESDAINQHQKGIVFRVLQLTVLVAAIVGGLTVWGVNLGGLLVGAGFLGIVVGTAARSTIGSLIAGFVLMFSRPFELGDWVEIDGEEGIVADITVINTRIRTAGGEVVVIPNDRVANATVSNRTRLGQLRLSVDVGVDYEADLETAESVVADALAAVSHVENNPPPQVVPKSFGDSAVVLECRYWIDTPSAPKRALATAAVVREVKAALDEAGVKIPYPQRELSGRAETGGFRVADGEEIGSAAVASPNPSGGD, encoded by the coding sequence ATGCAACTCGCCTTCCTCGCGACCCTCCGGGAGACCCTCGAGGGCTTCGTGACGGTCGAGGCCCGCCTCGCCGCGACCGCCGTGCTCCTCGCGGCCGCGGGGGTGACGGCACTCCTGCTCACACCGCGTGCGGTGCGGGCCCTCCACCGGCTCGTCCGCGACCGGGTGCTCGGCAGCGAGCGCGTTCCCGTGGAGGTGACGGAGTTCGACTGGCACCTTCCGGTGACGGGGATCGTCCGCACGCTCCAGTTCGCGGTGGTCCTGGCTACCGGCCTCGCGGCCCTGATCCTGTGGGGGTACGTGAACGTGGCGCTGGCGGCGGTGACGACGATGGCCGCGGCGCTGCCGACGCTCGGGAGGACGGTGACGAGCGTCGCGCTCGTCGCCGGCGCGCTGATCGCCATCGACGTGCTGGAGACCCGGCTCGACGACTACGCAGCCGAGTCGGACGCGATCAACCAACACCAGAAGGGGATCGTCTTCCGCGTGCTCCAGTTGACCGTGCTGGTCGCCGCCATCGTCGGCGGGCTCACGGTGTGGGGGGTCAATCTCGGCGGCCTGCTCGTCGGCGCGGGCTTCCTCGGCATCGTCGTCGGCACGGCCGCCCGCAGCACCATCGGCTCGCTCATCGCCGGCTTCGTGCTCATGTTCTCGCGGCCGTTCGAGTTGGGCGACTGGGTCGAGATCGACGGCGAGGAGGGGATCGTCGCCGACATCACCGTCATCAACACCCGGATCCGCACCGCCGGCGGCGAGGTGGTCGTCATCCCCAACGACCGCGTCGCGAACGCGACCGTCTCGAACCGGACGCGGCTGGGCCAGCTTCGCCTCTCGGTGGACGTGGGAGTCGACTACGAGGCTGACTTGGAGACCGCCGAGTCCGTCGTCGCGGACGCGCTCGCGGCCGTGAGCCACGTCGAGAACAACCCGCCACCGCAGGTGGTTCCGAAGTCGTTCGGCGACTCGGCTGTCGTGCTGGAGTGTCGCTACTGGATCGACACGCCCAGCGCGCCTAAACGCGCGCTGGCGACGGCGGCGGTCGTTCGCGAGGTGAAGGCGGCGCTCGACGAGGCGGGGGTCAAGATCCCGTATCCGCAGCGCGAACTGTCGGGCCGCGCGGAGACCGGGGGTTTCCGCGTCGCCGACGGCGAGGAGATTGGCTCCGCGGCCGTCGCCTCGCCGAACCCGTCGGGCGGCGACTGA
- a CDS encoding ZIP family metal transporter: MFEEQFVRLVGADPVIQALVGGVVIAGMNMVGALLVLVVRDPSKRALDGALGFAAGVMLAASFTSLIVPGIDLTEIVVPGVPATGLLSPVPVLAGIGLGVLVLDQADHWVPHVHVLVTGRARPDQTVVDAKVASVILFIVAITIHNMPEGLAVGVGFGSGNVANGLSLMLAIGLQNVPEGLAVSIAAVNAGFDRRTYAVLTGIRSGLVEIPLTVLGAVAVALAAPVLPYAMGFAAGGMLFVISDEILPETHSRGHERVATLGTMLGVVVMLYLDVALAA; encoded by the coding sequence GTGTTCGAGGAACAGTTCGTCCGGCTCGTCGGCGCCGACCCCGTGATCCAGGCGCTCGTCGGCGGCGTCGTCATCGCCGGGATGAACATGGTCGGCGCGCTGCTGGTGTTGGTCGTCCGCGACCCGAGCAAGCGCGCGCTCGACGGCGCGCTCGGGTTCGCAGCCGGCGTCATGCTCGCGGCGTCGTTCACCTCCCTCATCGTCCCCGGGATCGACCTGACGGAGATCGTCGTGCCCGGCGTCCCCGCGACGGGGCTGCTCTCGCCTGTTCCGGTGCTCGCGGGCATCGGCCTCGGCGTGCTCGTGCTCGATCAGGCCGACCACTGGGTGCCGCACGTCCACGTGCTCGTCACGGGACGGGCCCGCCCAGACCAGACCGTCGTCGACGCGAAGGTCGCCTCGGTGATCCTGTTCATCGTCGCCATCACGATCCACAACATGCCCGAGGGGTTGGCCGTCGGCGTCGGCTTCGGCTCCGGGAACGTGGCGAACGGCCTCTCGCTCATGCTCGCGATCGGCCTCCAGAACGTCCCCGAGGGGCTCGCGGTGTCCATCGCCGCGGTCAACGCCGGCTTCGACCGCCGGACGTACGCCGTGCTCACCGGGATCCGGTCGGGGCTCGTCGAGATCCCGCTCACGGTGCTGGGCGCCGTCGCCGTCGCGCTCGCGGCGCCGGTGCTTCCCTACGCGATGGGCTTCGCCGCCGGCGGCATGCTGTTCGTCATCTCCGACGAGATCCTCCCCGAGACGCACTCGCGGGGCCACGAGCGTGTTGCGACGCTCGGAACGATGCTTGGTGTGGTGGTGATGCTGTATCTCGACGTGGCGCTAGCCGCTTGA
- a CDS encoding M20 family metallo-hydrolase, translating to MNLTVDGDRLRDDIEATAAFGNIDAGEGRGRTVLVGTEANRRAREYLVDRMEAVGLDVTVDAVGNVAGTWIPDGADPDAAPVAAGSHLDSVPEGGIFDGPLGVYAALESVRAMREADATPDRPVVVVCFTEEEGQRFADGLLGSSVAVGERTVEEALALTDDDGVTLEDALEDIGFRGEGRLDASEWDAFYELHIEQDTTLEEAGVPVGVVTTITGITHLDVEILGEANHAGATHMRDRTDALAAAAELVLDVEAAANDVVEASSDSAVGTVGSLDVSPNATNVVPGRVEAGVDIRDVEYDSMQAVVVAVRDTLARIEDERGVETELARPFDLRPTPMAERLREAAHRAGDAVGIDTLDLHSGAAHDTMHVANVTDASLLFAPSREGISHNPREWTDWEDCAAATRVLAGAIADVAGAE from the coding sequence ATGAACCTCACCGTCGACGGCGACCGCCTCCGCGACGACATCGAAGCGACCGCCGCGTTCGGGAACATCGACGCCGGCGAGGGCCGCGGGCGGACCGTCCTCGTCGGCACCGAGGCGAACCGCCGCGCCCGCGAGTACCTCGTCGACCGCATGGAGGCCGTCGGGCTCGACGTGACCGTCGACGCCGTCGGCAACGTCGCGGGCACCTGGATCCCCGACGGGGCGGACCCCGACGCCGCCCCCGTCGCCGCCGGCAGCCACCTCGACTCGGTGCCGGAGGGCGGCATCTTCGACGGCCCGCTCGGCGTGTACGCCGCCCTCGAATCGGTTCGGGCGATGCGGGAGGCGGACGCGACCCCGGACCGCCCGGTGGTCGTCGTCTGTTTCACCGAGGAGGAGGGCCAGCGCTTCGCCGACGGCCTGCTCGGCTCCTCGGTCGCCGTCGGCGAGCGCACCGTCGAGGAGGCGCTCGCGCTCACAGACGACGACGGCGTCACCCTGGAGGACGCACTGGAGGACATCGGCTTCCGCGGCGAGGGTCGCCTCGACGCGAGCGAGTGGGACGCCTTCTACGAGCTGCACATCGAGCAGGACACGACCCTGGAGGAGGCCGGCGTCCCCGTCGGCGTCGTGACGACGATCACGGGGATCACCCACCTCGACGTGGAGATCCTGGGCGAGGCGAACCACGCTGGCGCCACCCACATGCGCGACCGGACGGACGCGCTCGCGGCCGCGGCCGAACTCGTTCTCGACGTGGAGGCGGCGGCGAACGACGTGGTCGAGGCGAGCAGCGACTCGGCGGTCGGCACGGTGGGCTCGCTCGACGTGTCGCCGAACGCGACGAACGTCGTGCCCGGCCGCGTCGAGGCGGGCGTCGACATCCGCGACGTGGAGTACGACTCGATGCAGGCGGTCGTCGTCGCGGTTCGCGACACCCTCGCGCGTATCGAGGACGAGCGCGGCGTCGAGACCGAGCTCGCACGCCCGTTCGACCTCCGGCCGACGCCGATGGCCGAACGCCTCCGCGAGGCGGCCCACCGCGCCGGCGACGCCGTCGGGATCGACACCCTCGATCTCCACTCGGGCGCCGCCCACGACACGATGCACGTCGCGAACGTGACCGACGCGAGCCTCCTGTTCGCCCCCTCCCGGGAGGGAATCAGCCACAACCCTCGCGAGTGGACCGACTGGGAAGACTGCGCCGCGGCCACCCGGGTGCTGGCGGGCGCGATCGCCGACGTCGCCGGCGCGGAATAA